From the genome of Gloeocapsa sp. PCC 73106, one region includes:
- a CDS encoding nitrate ABC transporter ATP-binding protein (This model describes the ATP binding subunits of ATP-binding cassette (ABC) transporters for nitrate transport, or for bicarbonate transport, in bacteria and archaea.) → MEQRLKLDSFLTIDNVAKVYPTSKGAYTVLKDVNLSVSRGEFICVIGHSGCGKSTLLNMVSGFTLPSSGSVHLKGQPITGPGPDRMVVFQNYALLPWLSVFDNVYLAVDAVHPQKIEAEKRAIVKEHLALVGLTEAMEKKPTQISGGMKQRVSIARALSIRPEVLILDEPFGALDAITKEELQEELLKIWNDHGCTVLMITHDIDEALFLADRLIMMTNGPSATIGEIMRIPFARPRDRDRIMEDPEYYRLRNYALDFLYNRFAHDDVD, encoded by the coding sequence ATGGAACAAAGATTAAAACTAGACTCTTTTTTGACTATTGATAACGTCGCTAAAGTTTATCCCACTTCTAAGGGAGCATATACGGTGCTCAAAGACGTTAATCTAAGTGTATCACGAGGTGAATTTATTTGTGTTATTGGGCACTCTGGTTGTGGTAAATCGACTTTGTTGAATATGGTATCTGGTTTTACCCTACCTAGTTCGGGTTCGGTTCATCTTAAAGGACAACCTATTACAGGTCCAGGTCCCGATCGCATGGTGGTTTTCCAAAATTACGCGCTTCTACCTTGGTTGTCGGTGTTTGATAACGTCTATCTAGCAGTAGACGCGGTTCACCCTCAAAAAATAGAAGCGGAAAAAAGAGCGATAGTCAAGGAACATTTAGCCCTAGTGGGTTTAACCGAAGCTATGGAGAAAAAACCGACGCAAATTTCCGGAGGGATGAAACAACGGGTTTCTATCGCTCGTGCTCTATCGATTCGTCCGGAAGTGTTAATATTGGATGAGCCTTTTGGTGCTCTAGACGCTATCACCAAGGAAGAGTTACAGGAAGAATTGCTGAAAATCTGGAATGACCACGGTTGTACGGTATTGATGATTACTCATGATATCGATGAAGCTCTGTTTTTGGCAGATCGCTTGATCATGATGACCAATGGACCGAGTGCTACTATTGGAGAAATCATGAGGATTCCTTTTGCTCGTCCTCGCGATCGCGATCGTATTATGGAAGACCCAGAGTATTATCGTCTTAGAAATTACGCTCTTGACTTTCTGTACAATCGTTTTGCTCACGATGATGTGGATTGA